Genomic DNA from Triticum dicoccoides isolate Atlit2015 ecotype Zavitan chromosome 4B, WEW_v2.0, whole genome shotgun sequence:
TCAGAAGAAACTTTGCCAGGTTTTTAAAGAAAATGCTGTTTCAAAATCTGACAATTATAACCAGAACGCATAGGATACAAGTACAACGGTACAGATCGACTGGGCATGCCCTTCCTTGAGGCATCATCTCTACACGTGTGTTATTCTGCCATAGGAACTTGCACAGAAATTTATATAGGCTGTTATGGTTCAACAAAGTAATACTGTCTGGACGTCACATAATACATGGGGGGGATCAAAGGAAAGACGGTTCATCATACCGGTCGCACAATGACAAGAAATTTTATAGGTTCATTACCTCTTCCTATGAATAATGGCCTAATCTCAAACATGCCAATCTCTAGCTGCTTCCTGTTGCACGCGAGAGCTAACCTTTTCTATACTGGGACTTCTTAGCGGCACCAAAAAGGAGTACAACTCTGCTTGCTGCTCTTCTTCCTCCAACAACACTTACTCACACTTGATCGACTTGTATATGTGCCGAACAAAGAACAGGGCGGCACGGAAGCCCACCATACCCAGCATCAGGAAGAATGCATAGCAGATGCACGCCATGTACCCAAAGAAGAAAGAGGTCTGCATGAAGCCAGACATATCCGATCGAGCATAGTAGTAGTACAGACAGTAGCCATAGACGAAAAATCCAGTTGATCCTCCGCATAGGAATGACCTGTTTAGAAAAGTTTACAAAAAAAAAAATGTTCAGCACAACAATGACAAGATTTTCCAACAGAAAAGGCAAAAGCGAAAATGGCTACTGGTTAGATGGGCATCATTAAGAAGTGTTGATACTTTGTCTGATCGGTCATTTAACAAATAACCAGAACAGAGCTGGCCTAGCATGGAAAACGGATACAATACAAATCCAAAATTATAGGATACAATTATTGTAAGTACTTTATCTGGACAATCATTTATAAAAGATTTAAATATGTATCTGCATAGACAAAAAAAACTATGTACGCTAATATGGTACGTATATGTCAAGTCTGTAGCATATCAACATATGCACTATCCATGACAAGGTATGCATAACGTTTACACATAGGAAGAACATGACTTCTGGTTGAAAAAGCATGTCTCCAGCTCAGGACTTGTAACAGATTTCAGGAACTCATGAGTTGTACTAACAAACTTTACTAAGGTCATAATATAGATAATAAACTGCAATTCCAGTGCCAAAACTATGATGATAAGAAAAAATGACTGTACCTCCACCACCACTCATGGTCTTCAGCAGCAAGCTGGAAGTATGTCAGCGCAACAGTGATGAAGGCAGTGACGATAaggaggatgatgaagactatgaagaGAATGCTGTAGATCGTGTAAATTCGGTGGCCCCAAACACTAGCAAAGATGTAGTAGAGCTCGATATATATAGCGCTGAAAGGCAAAAATCCAGCCATAGCCATCTGCGGAACTGTTGTCCGGTACCAGGGAAGCGGAGGAATCTCCCTAGGGTATTTGGTGGTACGGCAAGGAGCTTGGAATTCACTCTTGCTGTTTTTACCAGCAATGCCTCCCAAAACTAGTAGAGGGAATGTGACTAAGGTCCAGATCAGCACAATGACACAGATGGTGCCGAACGGCAATGCTGCTGTTGCACTATAAGCAATGGCAACAGTGTTCAAGAAACAGAAAGTCAGGAAGAGAGGTCCGCAAAACAGGCATCCGGTTAATAGCAAGTTCCTCACCTGAAAATGCAAGCATAAAATTTTAGCATTAGTACTGTACCAAATATAATGCATGCTTTCAAAATCTCAACATAACAGAATTATAAAGGCAGCACATACCCAGTTCGTTCCCTCTAGCTGGCAATAGAAAGAGGTTGCAATGTAACCAGCAATTCCTGAGGTGAGTGCATAGATGACGACCAATGCAGTGAAAAGGGCACCACGATTGTAAGGGTAAAATACTCCAACGAGTGCAAGCAGGAATATAAAGGTTGTTCTGCATGTCCAAATAAGATCATTAGATATGTGCAATACAAGGGATAACTAAATGATTTTTATTTACACACGGTATGGTAATAGTATAAAAGGCAAAAAATAATACATCAGCACTTACAGAGCAAAGAGTTGAGTTCCAGTGCCAAGAGCAGCCGAAAACAATGACTTGTTCTTGGGGAACCGGAAGACATCACCATGAATATACTTCCATCCAGACTCTTCTTGGTCATCAGCTGCTTCCTCATCATGGGCATACCTTCAAATAATATATATGATGTTCAGAAACATAGAGAAGAAATCCAGTTGATGCTCTTAATATACCAATAGAGAAGACCAAAACTGAGGAAAACACAGTCAAACCATTGCTAAATTACATCATACAATGGGCAAATTATGAATATGGCCATGAAGTAATCTGTTTCATACACTTAATATACATCATGTAGCGGCCTACATCATCAACTGCAGACCATCATTCAATATAAAGGATCAAGCATAGGCCTAAAGGTAAAAACCAATACCAAGTCGATAGGTTGCCTACTTGCATTCTGGGCAAACATTTGTATGTGAATGCTATAAAGATACTAGATTTGCACATCATTCAAGAAGCACGTCCAGCTGATATGCAAAACAATCCAGCCATACCAAATTGAGCTAAAGGAAACCTGAAAAAACTTGGCAGGGGCTATAAGATCTATTTCCTAATTGAATCTAGGGACGGTAACTTTTGCCAGCTCTATAACATCTGGCTGAAATAAGGACTGGAAGAATCATGGTGGAGCTGGCTGGAAGCAATTACGCTGGATTGATGAATGGGATAATGGATGTAAGAGAATATATCCATTCACGACAAGCTAAGATATATGTCCATGATAGATCGCCAAAAGACTACCAACTCTTTAATTCAAAAGATTCTTAGGACATTTTTCCTTTTGTTTGATTTGCAGGACTTGATCCGTTGACTTGAAACCTATTGAAAATATTCATTTGTTTTTTTCCATGGTGCAATCAAACAACCTTTGGTGCAAACTTAATctcataggattcaagtgggcatgacATTGCAATCCCAAACTCTTATGTATTCCTGTGTTATCGGAATCATAGGAATCAAACAGGCCCTAAACAGCATCTCAGACTTGTTGCATGGAAATGCATCATGAGTATTTGCAGTAAGAACTGAGAATAAAGCAAAGCCTATAGTTTGAGATTGTGTGGTTCTGTAATGTATGGCAATGCAGTAGGGATAGAGCAAAAATTTACATTGCTCTAGCATATCTAGAATTAGATACCATAACTTTTAGCTTTCTCGAATTAGCTGTTAACAAAAAATGAAGTTGGTTAAAACTTACTTCACAAAATCATTCTTCAGAACTCGCATGAGGATTGTTGCCAAGAACCCTGTGAGGAGAAGGACCGTAACACAAGAATTTATAATGGAGAACCAATGGACCTCCAAGTGATGCGGCATGTTGGAGGAGCTGGAATACTTCTCCATCCTCTTCTCGAACGGTGTAGGTGTCTCCTTCCACTTGACAGTGTAAAGGAAGTCCACATTAACCTCCTTGTCCTCCGTCAGGTCAACCAGTGCACTCTGGTCGGTATGCACATTGATCTCAATGACACGGTCGTTGTTGTAGAGGATGTCAAAGATAATGTGCCTGTAGAGGTAGTACTTCCACTCGCTCGGGTCAGGCTTGCCTCCCTTCTCGACCTTACCGATGAAACCCCACAGTGGGAGATCATCGTAGTACATCTGGAAGTAGTAGTCCTTGGCTACAGCGTTCCGGAACTTGGCCACGTCCTCCTTGGTAAGCTTCTTGGGGCAAACCGCCTTGGAATCATGATCCGTGCGGAAATCAAGCTTGTAGGGCGCATCCACCAACCGATCCCCATTGAGGACCTCGCCGAGGGCCTCGCTCTTCTCCTTCACTTTCTCTGAAATTAAAGCCACACATAATAAGCATGAGATAGTTTGAGAGAGAACTTACTAAACCAAGCAAGTAATGGAATGAGTAGTGAGCAACTAACCCGGGGAGCAGAAAGGGAGGTCGAAGTAGCGGTACGTCTCGCTGCAAGGAAAGGAAGCAAGGCGTGAGAATTTTGCGTTTATAGAGGGGCAAAAATCTGCTTTAGCAAACAGATCCGGTTCCTAACGCTGCAGACAGAAAAGTTCGTTCGATACATCCAAAATTGGCGCCCAAACCAATAACAACCGACACTTCACTGAAGGCGGACATAAATAGAAGCCTACGTGAAGGAGATCCGGAGTGCAGTGAATCAGTTGCGATGCCGCCCAATCGACCACCCCGGGAGCTCTCCGCCAGATCTCCTCCGAAACCAGGCGGTGCTAACCATCGTGACGCGGCGTAAACCCTCGCACCCAGACCATTCCGCCCCGGCATCAGACCGGAGCAATACACGGCACGGGCACTCTCCCGCGGAACCCGACGGATCCGAGGACCCCCCACGCGCGGACAGGGAATGAACCGAAAGGGATCTGGAGGGAGCGAGGGATGGAGATCTGGCTGACCTGGGGTTGTGGAAGGGGCCGACCTTGTTGGCGTAGAGCGGGACGGGGTCGCCGAGCTTGTAGCGGTGGTCGGAGCCGTCGGAGAGGACGCTGGCGACGGCGAGGGCGAGCAGGAGGAGGAGCGCCGAGGCCGCGCGCGCGGCCGGCGATGCCATCGCTCGTCCTTCCTCCTCTCCTCGGGCGGGGCGGCGTTGACGAGAGGCGCGGTGGGGGGCACGAGGCGAGGAAGGGGCGGAGAGATCTGAGTGGCGCCCTGCTTGCTTCCTTCTTAATAGAAATAGAAGAGGGAgtcggaggaggaaggagaaggagatctgGCTCTGGCCGCGGGGGTGggtttggctcaggtccttctcggATGgcgttcttttttttattttccccTCCTCGCTCGTGATGGTTGGGTTGGGTTGGGTGGTGGCGGAAGGTGGCGATGTACTACTCGATTGGTTCGCCTTTGTGTGCATTGGTCAGCTAGCGAACCCACATTTGGTCGACGCGTCGGTCGATGCAAATCCAACTCAGGCTCCCCTCCCCTGGGTGGAGGAGTCTGGTGCAAGTCTCGTTAGCGCCTTTTTGGC
This window encodes:
- the LOC119291066 gene encoding transmembrane 9 superfamily member 3-like encodes the protein MASPAARAASALLLLLALAVASVLSDGSDHRYKLGDPVPLYANKVGPFHNPSETYRYFDLPFCSPEKVKEKSEALGEVLNGDRLVDAPYKLDFRTDHDSKAVCPKKLTKEDVAKFRNAVAKDYYFQMYYDDLPLWGFIGKVEKGGKPDPSEWKYYLYRHIIFDILYNNDRVIEINVHTDQSALVDLTEDKEVNVDFLYTVKWKETPTPFEKRMEKYSSSSNMPHHLEVHWFSIINSCVTVLLLTGFLATILMRVLKNDFVKYAHDEEAADDQEESGWKYIHGDVFRFPKNKSLFSAALGTGTQLFALTTFIFLLALVGVFYPYNRGALFTALVVIYALTSGIAGYIATSFYCQLEGTNWVRNLLLTGCLFCGPLFLTFCFLNTVAIAYSATAALPFGTICVIVLIWTLVTFPLLVLGGIAGKNSKSEFQAPCRTTKYPREIPPLPWYRTTVPQMAMAGFLPFSAIYIELYYIFASVWGHRIYTIYSILFIVFIILLIVTAFITVALTYFQLAAEDHEWWWRSFLCGGSTGFFVYGYCLYYYYARSDMSGFMQTSFFFGYMACICYAFFLMLGMVGFRAALFFVRHIYKSIKCE